A DNA window from Desulfovibrio sp. contains the following coding sequences:
- a CDS encoding polyprenyl synthetase family protein: MMSVADMKALLHARGKDVEAYLATCLDGRDVPQRLKDSMLYSLQAGGKRLRPVLCLSTAALCGLSPQRSMPFAAAIEMIHTYSLIHDDLPAMDNDDLRRGKPSNHKAFDEATAILAGDGLLTDAFMVMCRTAEAPDRVLDAVSELSFAAGSSGMVGGQEWDMIYTGASSITLEQMRAVHAMKTGALLRASCVCGAILAGAETTAREAIAAYGAALGVAFQIADDILDVVSDTETLGKPAGSDEEQGKSTYPALLGLEKSRELARAQAQAAQDALAPFDGQEADFLRALADYTVTRAA, translated from the coding sequence ATGATGAGCGTTGCTGACATGAAGGCCCTGCTGCACGCGCGGGGCAAGGATGTGGAAGCCTATCTGGCCACCTGTCTTGATGGCCGCGATGTGCCGCAGAGACTCAAGGATTCCATGCTGTACAGCCTGCAAGCCGGGGGCAAGCGTTTGCGCCCTGTTTTGTGCCTAAGCACTGCCGCCCTGTGCGGCCTTTCGCCACAGCGCAGCATGCCCTTTGCTGCCGCTATCGAGATGATCCACACCTATTCTCTCATCCATGACGACCTCCCCGCCATGGATAACGATGATCTGCGCCGGGGCAAGCCCTCGAACCACAAGGCATTTGACGAAGCCACGGCCATACTGGCGGGCGATGGCCTGCTGACGGACGCCTTCATGGTCATGTGCCGCACCGCAGAAGCCCCGGACCGTGTGCTGGACGCCGTGTCCGAGCTTTCATTTGCGGCGGGGTCTTCCGGCATGGTGGGCGGGCAGGAATGGGACATGATCTACACGGGGGCGTCTTCCATCACACTTGAGCAGATGCGCGCCGTGCACGCCATGAAAACAGGGGCGCTGCTGCGGGCATCGTGCGTATGCGGGGCCATTCTTGCCGGGGCGGAAACGACCGCGCGCGAGGCCATTGCCGCCTACGGCGCTGCGCTTGGCGTGGCTTTTCAGATTGCGGACGACATCCTTGATGTGGTTTCCGACACTGAAACCCTGGGCAAACCTGCGGGCAGCGATGAGGAACAGGGCAAGAGCACCTATCCCGCCCTGCTGGGGCTTGAAAAAAGCCGTGAACTGGCGCGCGCGCAGGCTCAGGCCGCGCAGGACGCGCTGGCCCCGTTTGACGGGCAGGAAGCGGATTTTCTGCGCGCATTGGCCGACTACACGGTAACGAGGGCGGCCTAG
- the xseB gene encoding exodeoxyribonuclease VII small subunit, which translates to MSAKTDNTFEKKMARLQEIVAALESGDLPLEKGMALYKEGAACSRYCREQLDKARHELEIWQDGQARPLESRPVAASGLNAEEEAE; encoded by the coding sequence ATGAGCGCCAAGACAGACAATACTTTTGAAAAAAAGATGGCCCGGCTTCAGGAGATCGTGGCGGCGCTTGAAAGCGGCGACCTGCCCTTGGAAAAAGGCATGGCCCTGTATAAGGAAGGAGCGGCGTGCTCGCGCTATTGCCGCGAGCAGCTCGACAAAGCCCGGCATGAGCTTGAAATCTGGCAGGATGGTCAGGCTCGTCCCCTTGAGTCACGCCCTGTGGCGGCAAGCGGGCTGAACGCAGAAGAGGAGGCGGAATAG
- a CDS encoding M23 family metallopeptidase — translation MSVLTRMLMVLLAGAFLFVPAAVLAAPSPTPALALDAPESVARGDAFPALAVSDMPVKSFTFRWLGKTYEARAEQVSANTAAGAATRWQAVMLLPVPLEEKESARDLAISTGNGKDAPAVARKIAFFDKDRPMQKLNVDKKYVDPPAAEMARIKADRELVRQALAQRLPERFWVLPFVRPVPGDVSSLYGLKRVFNGQPRGVHKGLDLRGPQGQPVLACADGQVGLTGNLYFSGNVVYINHGEGVFTAYLHLSEILVQNGDRVRKGQVIGLVGATGRVTGPHLHLSLLVQGESVDPQPFLTTGNARGNNP, via the coding sequence ATGTCTGTGCTCACGCGCATGCTCATGGTTCTGTTGGCGGGGGCTTTTCTTTTTGTTCCTGCAGCCGTTCTGGCTGCGCCGTCCCCCACTCCAGCCCTCGCGCTTGACGCGCCAGAATCCGTAGCCAGAGGGGATGCCTTTCCCGCCCTGGCGGTGAGCGACATGCCCGTAAAGTCCTTTACGTTCCGCTGGCTGGGCAAAACCTACGAAGCCAGGGCCGAGCAGGTGAGCGCCAATACCGCTGCGGGCGCTGCAACGCGCTGGCAGGCCGTCATGCTGCTGCCCGTGCCGCTGGAAGAAAAGGAATCCGCGCGTGATCTTGCTATCTCCACGGGCAATGGAAAGGATGCCCCCGCCGTAGCGCGCAAGATTGCTTTTTTTGACAAAGATCGCCCAATGCAGAAGCTGAACGTGGATAAAAAATATGTTGATCCCCCGGCGGCGGAAATGGCGCGCATCAAGGCCGACAGGGAGCTGGTGCGCCAGGCCCTGGCCCAGCGCCTGCCCGAGCGCTTCTGGGTGCTGCCCTTTGTGCGGCCTGTGCCCGGTGATGTTTCAAGCCTGTACGGCCTCAAACGCGTGTTCAACGGGCAGCCGCGCGGGGTGCACAAGGGCCTTGATCTGCGCGGCCCGCAGGGGCAGCCTGTACTTGCCTGCGCCGATGGGCAGGTGGGCCTCACGGGGAATTTGTACTTCTCTGGTAATGTAGTGTACATCAATCACGGCGAAGGGGTGTTCACCGCGTATTTGCACCTCTCTGAAATACTGGTGCAAAATGGCGATCGGGTGCGCAAGGGGCAGGTTATCGGGCTGGTAGGGGCCACGGGCCGCGTTACCGGGCCGCATCTGCATCTTTCGCTTCTGGTTCAGGGCGAGTCGGTTGACCCGCAGCCCTTTTTGACAACCGGGAACGCCAGGGGAAACAATCCATGA